One window of Phycisphaeraceae bacterium genomic DNA carries:
- a CDS encoding NAD(P)-dependent glycerol-3-phosphate dehydrogenase, whose product MKKSPDNPALSSIAILGLGQMGLVCAGVLSAAEQLPAAPGLIRRPANVRIWGRNPSEGAQLAQTRTSPRLHHFKLPEQVKVCLTLEDALRGTNIVVVAIPVQFIRPALERAAPLLPDDAGIISVSKGIEEGTLLRPSEIIADVLRKTGRDNPDRKPRPIGCLSGPTIAAELALCLPAAMVAASDDPVFACQIQSLFSVSWLRVYTSSDLLGIELAGAVKNVIAIAAGVLDGLKAGNNAKSALLSRGMAEIARLGAAMGASTQTFAGIAGMGDLATSCFSPEGRNRSCGEAIGRGANVEKYLAESPFVVEGVATTRAVLQLAAKYRVEVPITRAVHAVLFEKVDPLAAIGSLMSRAARPERDDEPHRDLFVS is encoded by the coding sequence GTGAAGAAAAGCCCTGACAACCCCGCATTGTCCTCGATCGCAATACTGGGATTGGGCCAGATGGGTTTGGTATGTGCCGGCGTTCTTTCGGCGGCGGAGCAGTTGCCAGCGGCTCCGGGTCTGATCCGGCGGCCCGCGAACGTGAGAATCTGGGGTCGGAATCCATCCGAAGGCGCGCAACTTGCGCAGACCCGCACCAGCCCCCGGCTTCACCACTTCAAATTGCCCGAACAGGTCAAAGTGTGCCTGACGCTCGAAGACGCACTCCGGGGCACGAACATCGTCGTCGTTGCGATCCCCGTGCAATTCATCCGCCCTGCGCTCGAACGTGCCGCGCCGCTCCTGCCCGACGATGCCGGGATCATCTCCGTTTCCAAGGGAATCGAAGAAGGCACGCTGCTTCGCCCGTCCGAGATCATCGCCGATGTGCTTCGAAAGACCGGAAGGGACAATCCGGATCGGAAACCAAGGCCGATCGGCTGTCTCTCCGGTCCGACCATCGCAGCGGAACTTGCGCTCTGTCTGCCCGCAGCGATGGTCGCCGCAAGCGACGACCCGGTGTTTGCATGCCAAATTCAATCCCTTTTTTCCGTTTCATGGCTGCGCGTGTACACCAGCAGCGACTTGCTGGGAATCGAGCTGGCGGGAGCCGTCAAGAACGTCATCGCGATCGCGGCAGGTGTGCTCGACGGGCTCAAGGCGGGCAACAACGCCAAGAGCGCCCTGCTCTCGCGAGGCATGGCCGAAATCGCCCGCCTCGGCGCCGCCATGGGCGCCTCAACGCAGACATTTGCCGGCATCGCCGGCATGGGCGACCTCGCCACGAGTTGCTTCAGCCCGGAAGGCAGGAACCGGTCATGCGGCGAAGCGATCGGCCGCGGAGCAAACGTCGAGAAGTATCTCGCCGAATCGCCCTTCGTCGTCGAAGGTGTCGCCACGACCCGTGCTGTTTTGCAGCTTGCCGCCAAATATCGGGTCGAAGTTCCGATAACTCGTGCGGTTCATGCGGTTCTGTTCGAGAAGGTCGATCCGCTGGCCGCTATCGGGTCGCTCATGTCCAGGGCTGCCCGTCCCGAGCGGGACGACGAGCCTCACCGTGACCTGTTTGTTTCCTAA
- a CDS encoding MgtC/SapB family protein, which produces MLTITTIEAVARIGAALGLGAVIGLERQFGKHPAGFRTMTLISIGSAAFTLLVIEVGAGASGMRSDSAAQATSRVLQGLTTGIGFLGAGTIVRADKGVHGLTTAAAVWCVAAIGAACGLGEILLASIVTGAALIALVVMKLLERPLHLIGPANKDSDAPHMTGASAPGSGIGNRA; this is translated from the coding sequence ATGCTCACGATCACAACGATTGAAGCGGTGGCCCGCATCGGTGCCGCACTCGGCCTCGGCGCTGTCATCGGATTGGAACGCCAGTTCGGCAAGCATCCCGCGGGTTTTCGCACGATGACGCTTATTTCAATCGGGTCCGCCGCGTTCACGCTGCTCGTCATCGAAGTGGGCGCGGGAGCGAGCGGGATGCGCAGCGATTCCGCGGCACAGGCGACGAGCCGCGTCCTGCAAGGCCTGACGACTGGGATCGGCTTTCTCGGCGCCGGAACAATCGTGCGCGCCGACAAGGGAGTTCACGGCCTCACGACCGCCGCCGCGGTATGGTGCGTCGCCGCGATCGGGGCTGCCTGCGGTCTTGGCGAGATTCTTCTCGCGTCCATCGTGACCGGCGCCGCGCTCATCGCGCTGGTGGTTATGAAATTGCTCGAACGCCCGCTGCACTTGATCGGCCCGGCGAACAAGGACTCGGACGCACCGCATATGACCGGCGCGAGCGCACCGGGATCCGGAATTGGCAATCGGGCTTAG